In a single window of the Balaenoptera acutorostrata chromosome 3, mBalAcu1.1, whole genome shotgun sequence genome:
- the SENP8 gene encoding sentrin-specific protease 8, with protein sequence MDPVVLSYMDSLLRQSDVSLLDPPSWLNDHIIGFAFEYFANSQFHDCSDHVCFISPEVTQFIKCTGNPAEIAMFLEPLDLPHKRVVFLAINDNSNQAAGGTHWSLLVYLQDKNTFFHYDSHSRSNSVHAKQVAEKLEAFLGRKGDKLAFVEEKAPAQQNSYDCGMYVICNTEALCRNYFRQQPESLLQLLTPTYITKKRGEWKDLIATLAKN encoded by the coding sequence ATGGACCCAGTAGTCTTGAGTTACATGGACAGTCTACTGCGGCAATCAGATGTCTCACTATTGGATCCTCCAAGCTGGCTCAATGACCATATTATTGGGTTTGCCTTTGAGTACTTTGCCAACAGTCAGTTTCATGACTGCTCTGACCATGTCTGCTTCATCAGCCCTGAAGTCACCCAGTTCATCAAGTGCACTGGCAACCCAGCAGAGATCGCCATGTTCCTTGAACCCTTGGACCTCCCTCACAAGAGAGTTGTATTTTTAGCCATCAATGATAATTCCAACCAGGCAGCTGGGGGAACCCACTGGAGTTTGTTGGTTTATCTCCAAGATAAAAATACCTTTTTTCATTATGATTCTCATAGTAGGAGCAACTCAGTCCATGCAAAGCAGGTAGCGGAGAAACTAGAGGCTTTCTTAGGCAGAAAAGGAGACAAATTGGCCTTTGTGGAAGAGAAAGCCCCTGCTCAACAAAACAGCTATGACTGTGGGATGTACGTGATATGTAACACTGAGGCCTTGTGTCGGAACTACTTCAGGCAACAGCCAGAATCGCTGTTGCAGCTACTCACTCCTACGTACATCACAAAGAAGAGAGGAGAATGGAAAGATCTCATTGCCACACTTGCTAAAAATTAG